In Methylocystis sp. ATCC 49242, the genomic stretch GCTCATGGCGGCCTCTTTCGTCAGCGTGTTGTGGTTCATCGGCGGCTCGCTGACCTTCTGGGGCGTCACGATCCCCGGTTACCTTGTGATTGCGGTCGTGATCTATTCCGCCTGCACGTCTTATGGAATGCTGCTTCTGGGCCGTCCGCTCGTCGCACGCGTCGAGGGGAAAGCGGCCGCTGAGGCGGATTTCCGCTTTGAGCTCTCGCACACGCGCGAGAATGCCGAAACGATCGCGCTAATCGGCGGCGACGACGCCGAGCGAGAGCTGCACTGTGCGAGATTTGATCACGTCGCCTTGCGATGGATTGACGTGATTGGACGGCAGGCTCGCATGCTGTTCTTGTCAAGCGGCAATAACGTTCTCGCGCCGGTCATACCACTCATGCTTGGCGCACCCAAGTATCTAGCCGGCGAAATGTCGCTCGGCGATCTCATGCAAGCGGCGGCTGCCTTCATACAGGTGCAATTGGCGCTCAACTGGCTGGCCGACAATTCGATGCGCCTCGCCGACTGGTTCGCGTCAGCGCGGCGCGTCGCCACGCTCGACCTCTTCTTCGATAGCCTCGACGAGCTCGCGATCGGGGCCGAGGAGAAGATGATTGATCTCGGCTTCAGCGACGATGGCGCCTTGCATCTCTGTGGTCTCTCGATCGCCCAGCACGACGGCACACTTATGCTCGCGGACACCGATGCCGTGATTGAACGCGGCGAGAAAGTCCTCGTGAAGGGAGAGTCCGGCGCCGGCAAGAGCACGCTGATCCGCGCGATTGCCGGTTTGTGGCCCTGGGGCAGCGGCCGCATTCTCCGTCCAAAGGATGCATGCATCGCTTTCATGCCGCAGCAGCCATACCTGCCGCGGGGCACGCTGCGCGATGCGCTCGACTATCCCCACGACAACACCCCACCGGACCCGGCGCGCATCGAAAAGATCCTCACCGCCTGTGGCCTGGGTCATCTCGTGTCACGCCTGGACGAGGAGCAGAGCTGGTCCGATGTGCTCTCCGGCGGCGAGCAGCAGCAGCTTGGCTTCGCGCGGGTGCTGCTGAGGCCGCCCGACATCATCATCATGGACGAACCCACCTCGGCGCTCGACGACCTCAGCCAAACCCGGCTGATGGAATTGCTCAGCGAAGGGCTGCCTGGCTCGACCATTGTCCATGCCGCGCGCCGCAATCTGGATAAGCGATTCTACAATCGCGAGATTCAGCTCAAGGCTAGATCCGCGTCCACAAACGCCAATGGAGCTAGATAATAGTAACCGCATTAGAATGCTAGGCAACAAACCTTCCATATGCCAGATGCGAGCGACAGAAAGCCCGGGAAGCGCGCTTGGATCTCGCGTTTACAGCCATGCTAAAAACATGGCCTCCTGGCATTACGACATCAGCGCCCCTTAGACAAAATTTGGATTAAGGAACGGAAGTTTTCTGGCTCACGTAGCCCTTCAGAAGTCGTGCCGGGTAAGCAGATGACTGACGGGGCAACGGGGAAAGATTGCTGGGCCTCCCAAATAGGCTGGAGAATTCTTTTTGCATAAGACCTCGGGAACAGTAAATCCCTTGGCACGAACTGACGCCCCGCTGTGGCGGGACCGGCGCGCCTTGATTCATGCGCCGAACTTGCCGAGATGGGACGCGCCGCCGGCAAAGGGCCGGCAATTATTGCGTACATCACCATTTCAACCGGCGTGAATGGCGTTCGCATTGTCGACGGCGAAATCGACCGCGCCACTTATGGTTTCGAAAGTAGCCGGAGCGCATCGCTATAGGCGGCTCTATGCTGAACCAGATAGGCATTCCGATCGATCGAATCCGGTGGCATCTGGAAATCTTGCCTCGCAAGAATCCGTGGTTGCCAGAGCTTGTCCATGCCGCGCTGGGCGATGTTGGCAGGCTATGGGGTGGGCTGGCCCGCCTCCGCCAACGACGCCAGCGTCATCACAAGGGTGGGCAATAGCGAATGGCCGCCTTTCTGCTCGCGACGGCGGTGATGAAAGCCGCATAGCTCCAGGCCAGATTTTTGGCTGATGTTTGCGCGCCGGTTGTCTGATCAAATTGCTCCGACAATTCTCCCGAGGCTGGCGTATAGGCCCGCACCATCGCCATGAACATGTCGCCGCGATGCAGGCACGCTTTGAATAGCCCTTCTCTCGATAGCGGCTCAACCGCAGCAGTATCGAGGACTTGAGACGATTGGGCGAGCATTTCAGTTAAGAGCCCTGGATTTTGTTTCGAAATAGGGATCGTGGCGCCGCCGCCGATCGCTTCCGCAAAGCGGAAATAGAATTGCGCCGCGCCGAGCGTAGAAAAATAGTACGCGCCGCCGCTGTAGTAAACGTCGCCGGCATAACGACCCATGGCGGGAGCGCAATCCGAGCCGCGCCCCTCGTTGATCTGGTACTCTTTTGCGAAAAGCTGTTCGAGCCGACCCAACGTGGCGAGCGCTTTCGGATCCAGTACGCTGTGTGCGCCATTCGTCCGCGCCGCATGGATCACGCCAAGAGCTACGGCAATGTCGAGGCGCGTCGAAACCGCGACGCCCGATGATTCGGATCCGTCGGCGACGCAGCCAACGTAAACTCCCTCATCAGCATCAAAATGATCGTCGAGACGCCGAGCGATTTCTTCGGCGGCCAATCGGTAATTTCCGGCGCGCGTCCTATCGCCGCTCGCATCCATCCACGCCGCGCCATCAGCGAGCGCGGCAAACTGGACGACCCGCGTGTGGTAATGATGAGCGAAACTCTCTTCCCAAAGGTCGAAGCAAGGCTCCTCCCAATGCCGAAGCGTGTAGTCGAGATCGTGTTCGAGGAGCGCCCTTATGGCAGCCTCATCCGCGCGTTCACGAAATGCCTCGAGCCGCCAGGAACGCAAGACGCTAAGGGCGCGCAGCGCCGGGCCGTCATTTTGCGGGCGAGCCCATCTGATTATGTCCAGTGTGCCGTCAGGATTGTAACGAGCCTCCCCGAGCGTGCGATCGCCGTGAATTTGATTAAGTTCGTCCTCGGTTCGAGCGTGTTCGAGAAATGATGGATCAATCGCCCGCCGAACCTTGCCAGAAGAAAAAGCGCGACCGTCGAGCTGACAAAGTCCAAGGCTAAAGTTCACGAAGTCGACAAGATGCTCGATCGCGTTCGATTCGAGCGTCTGCTCCGCAATCAGCACGCGCAAGGCGTCAATGATAATTGCCGAGTCACGCAACCAATGAAAAAAATAATCTGGATTTGGATCATAAGAAGCGAGCTCGGGCGAAGCCAGCACGGATCCCCGCGCCGGCCGAATGGCCTGACCAAAATGCGGCCGCTCCTTGATGAGATCCGTCGCGGAAACGGCTCGAAGCATGGCTTCGACGGAAAATCTGTATTGGCGCGCCATCCACTCGCAAAGCGCGCTGTTCGAGCTGTTCGCTTGTTGGTCGCCCCTTGAAACTTGCGAGATTCCCATATCAAGCCTCAGGTTACATCTCCGCTGCGAAATCCCAGTCGGCGCAAACCCGCCTGCACGTCGGGATCTTTCATGAACAGGCTCCATAACAGGCCTGTTCGGTAATTTTCGATCATCGCAACGATAGGGCCCTGATTGATCGCGGAATAACACTTCGAAAACCAGTTGATATCCACGCTGAACGCATCGGCGAAGCCGAAACGACCCCAAAGTTTGCCGCCAAGTCGTTCGTAAAAATGCCGCATGGCGCGAAGCGCCGCATCCGGCGCATAGGGAAAGCTGGACAAAGCCGCGGTCGGCGAAATGACGCCGTTGTCTTCGTCGGGCGCGTGCCGCCTGCAACACCGCCCTGCGACATTTCCGCACCCATAACCACAACCGCAAGTGAATTCATCAGGCATATGCACGTTGTAGCCCTCTGGGTCGTCACTCGCCGTAAGTCCCCAGCAGGACGGTCCGTAACCCTTGTGTTGTCCCGGATTGTGAACGCAATGTTCAAAATTGATTTGCACATGATGTGTATTCTGTCGCCAGTAATCGGCATAAATGTCCTTGAGTCCCCGC encodes the following:
- a CDS encoding ABC transporter ATP-binding protein/permease; the encoded protein is MGLFGCLVLNLIPAIAVNRWNKFFFDALQNRDHRLILFSIGLMLVLALISASTSVALLQMRMRFQLRWREWLTRTLVRRWMERRRFYQLSVLRLVDNPEARIAEDGRIAIELFVDFATGVTNALLMAASFVSVLWFIGGSLTFWGVTIPGYLVIAVVIYSACTSYGMLLLGRPLVARVEGKAAAEADFRFELSHTRENAETIALIGGDDAERELHCARFDHVALRWIDVIGRQARMLFLSSGNNVLAPVIPLMLGAPKYLAGEMSLGDLMQAAAAFIQVQLALNWLADNSMRLADWFASARRVATLDLFFDSLDELAIGAEEKMIDLGFSDDGALHLCGLSIAQHDGTLMLADTDAVIERGEKVLVKGESGAGKSTLIRAIAGLWPWGSGRILRPKDACIAFMPQQPYLPRGTLRDALDYPHDNTPPDPARIEKILTACGLGHLVSRLDEEQSWSDVLSGGEQQQLGFARVLLRPPDIIIMDEPTSALDDLSQTRLMELLSEGLPGSTIVHAARRNLDKRFYNREIQLKARSASTNANGAR
- a CDS encoding glycoside hydrolase family 15 protein yields the protein MEPVHERSRRAGGFAPTGISQRRCNLRLDMGISQVSRGDQQANSSNSALCEWMARQYRFSVEAMLRAVSATDLIKERPHFGQAIRPARGSVLASPELASYDPNPDYFFHWLRDSAIIIDALRVLIAEQTLESNAIEHLVDFVNFSLGLCQLDGRAFSSGKVRRAIDPSFLEHARTEDELNQIHGDRTLGEARYNPDGTLDIIRWARPQNDGPALRALSVLRSWRLEAFRERADEAAIRALLEHDLDYTLRHWEEPCFDLWEESFAHHYHTRVVQFAALADGAAWMDASGDRTRAGNYRLAAEEIARRLDDHFDADEGVYVGCVADGSESSGVAVSTRLDIAVALGVIHAARTNGAHSVLDPKALATLGRLEQLFAKEYQINEGRGSDCAPAMGRYAGDVYYSGGAYYFSTLGAAQFYFRFAEAIGGGATIPISKQNPGLLTEMLAQSSQVLDTAAVEPLSREGLFKACLHRGDMFMAMVRAYTPASGELSEQFDQTTGAQTSAKNLAWSYAAFITAVASRKAAIRYCPPL